The DNA sequence CGCTGAAATGGTTTTATCTGCAGCGCGGGAACATTATAATTACATAAAAAAACTGCAGTAGCTAATGGTCGGAAGCATGAAGATATAGCCATATTACCTGGACTGGTAACTGTCATTGGCAGCACTCATGCAGAGGCTGAAGAGCGTGAAATCGCCCAGAAATCAAAAGAGCCTGGTGATTATGAAATACGCCGACTCAGTGAAAAGCTCGGATTTGACCTTTCAGAGCTTAAGCCAGATGACCCATTGCCTAAAGAGGCAATAGCGGATTTTCCAGATCCACAGCTATTTAAAGGTTCAATGGGTTTCCGTGAGGCCTCAGTTAAATTGCTTCGTGAGCGTCAATATACCGTACGTGAAGCGGTATCCGCATTAGCTGGAAGTGGTCATAAGCGAATAGTAGGAACACCAGAAGACATAGCAAATTTCATGCAACAATGGTTTGAAGCCGGAGGAGCTGATGGTTTTAATTTAATGCCAGACGTTCTTCCAGATGGGTTAGAAGCTTTTGTTAATGAAGTTGTACCAATACTGCGCAAAAAAGGCATCTTTCGTCATGAATATGAGGAAATAACCCTTAGAGAACGATGGAAAATGCCTGCTTACTAAAAAATGAATTAGAATGTTTTATATTTTAGCGCCCTGGAAAACCAGGGCATAACGTTATCTAGTCAAGATGCAATAATAAGAGAGCCTATCTATGATTTTCCTCTGGACTTAAAACCCAACCCAAGAAATTCTTAAATGGTAAAATCCCTATCTAAAAATAATAACAAATTAGCCAAACCAACATTATCAAATGATCCGCCCCTTTCTTCGAGAACATAAATGGTTGAAGAGGTCAGTGAAAATTGAGTAACGCTTCAGTAATCCTGCATCTATAGTTATAAACAGTTCAGAGCGTAAACACTCTACGGTCAAGCCATATTTATGCACCTTAAATGTTGTGTTATAAAACAACCTAATAGATTCATGCAGCATTTGAGATTAACCTAAAATCTCATCGGGGTTGTCCGGCATCAGTGTTCCCTTGTTGAATAACAGCCCATATACTCCTTTATAGAAAGTATCAGAACTATACCCGCGTCTATTAACCCAACGGCAGAGTTCATATGGTTCATCATATTTCGGTAAAAAGAATTCTATAGGGAAGACAAATCATTACCTATCCGGACCACCTGATTAGTTTATCAGTAGCCTTAAGCTAGCATAGTGATGCAGAATCGTGATCCTTAATGGCCTAGGCAACGTATACATAAATAATGCATTAATATGCCCACCATGCTTATCTATTAAGCTGGTTTATTTTTGGCCTTTCGCGCTATCACAAGACCGCTCTATTAAGATAGTAGTTTTACCTTGAGTTATTATTTCACCCAAAAGGAGTTGCCATGAATAGATTCTTTCAAAAAAACGGTTCATATTGCAAAAAGCAATATGAACCTTGACCTGATATTTACAATTTAACGGTTTTCTTTATGCACTACGTTTGCGACTGCATAGCGCTCTGTAAGGGGGCCTTTTACTTGTCTACCCCCAATTCAGACTGAAGTTTTTCCATATCCAGTGAGCCATTCCAGCGAGATATGGCGATAGTGGCAACACCATTACCTATAACATTTATCAGCGCTCCACCCTCCGAAATGAATCGGTACACTCCCAGTACAAGTACAAGGCCTGCGGCAGGAACACTGTTCATTGAACCTAGCGTCGCGGCAAGTGTAATAAATGCTCCTCCACTCACGCTTGCAGCCCCTTCGATGTGAGCAGCAGTATGATCAGCATTGATATCTGGTGTTCAATTGTGAGATTTATGTCCAATGCTTGCGCTATGAACACTGCGAGCACAGTCATGTTGATGCAACTACCATCAAGGTTAAAGCAATAACCAGAGGGCACAACGAGCCCAACTACTGGTTTATCACACCCTAACTTCTCAAGTTTAGTAATCAGTCTCGGCAATGCCGATTCAGATGAAGACGTTCCAAGAACGAGAGCCAGTTCTTCACGAATATAGCGGAGAAACCGCCACAGGCTAAATCCGAATAGTTTTGCCACAATATTTAATACAACAAAGACAAAGAAAAAACCGGTCAGGTAATAGCAGATAAGTAATGAACCATAAGATGACAGAGAACCTATACCATATTTGCCGATGGTAAAAGCCATTGCCCCCATTGCACCTAAAGGAGCCAGATACATTACAATTTTTAGCATGCGGAAGAATGTTTTAGAAATGAGATCAATGGTATTTAGCAATGGCTTACCAAGATCACCAAGCAGTTGAAGGCCGAATGCAAACAATATCGAAATAAACAAAACCTGCAGTATATTTCCTTCTGCAAATGCCCCAAATACCGTGTCGGGAATGATATGGGTCAGAAAGCCAGTAACTGTTTGCTCATGCGCGGCCTTGGTATATCCTGCAATCGCGCTTCCATCAAGTGATGCAGGATCGATATGCATCCCTTCCCTGGTTTTAAGAGGTTCACACCTATTAGTCCGATGACCAGTGCCAGTGTGGTTAGCACCTCAAAGTAAACCAGGGAGCGCCACCCTACCCGGCCTACACTTTTAAGGCTTTTCATGCTGGCAATACCGCTGACAATCGTACAGAAAATAATGGGTGCAATCAGCAGGCGAATAAGCTTAATAAACGTATCGCCAAGAGGTTTAAGATCCACACCAGCACTTGGATAATAATGGCCAATACCTATCCCTATGATAATGGCAATGATTACCTGAATATATAAATGCTTATACCATTTATTTTTATTGATATTCGAGGCAGCGATGTTCTGAGACATAATAAATCCTCGGGTGGTGAGTGCTATTTGTAGGGTAACTTCGAGCATGTCATTGCACGCCCTGATATTTAAATAACGCTATTTTTTACAGACCCGCCGAAATATCCGGCAAGATTGTAGTTAATACCTTTAACTAAGTTATTCACACTGCTTTCACTGGCCCATGCTATATGAGGAGTGATAATCAGATTAGGGTGTTTGAGTTTTAACAACCTGTTGCTTTCAGAAGGTGGTTCGTGGCTAAGCACGTCTAACGCAGCGCCCCCAAGTCTTCCCGACTCAAGCGCAACGATCAGATCATCTTCATTGATAAGCGGGCCACGGGCAGTGTTGATGATCATTGCTCCAGGCTTCATTTCTGAAAATACTCTGCGATTGATGACCTGACGGGTTTCCGGGGTAAGCGGACAGTGCAGCGTGAGAATATCACTGCTGCGTATTACCTCATCGAAGGCGGTATAACCTTCCCGTCTATTGCTTTGTCCAGGCCTTTCTGCAAACAACACATGCATGCCGATGCCTTTGGCAAGTCGCGCAACGGTACTTCCTATTTCGCCGCGGCCAATGATCCCGAGCGTTGCGCTTTGAATATCTTGAATTGGTGTTTTATGCAGGCAGAAATGTTCTGACTCGCTCCACTCAGTGCGTGAAGCCAAGGTGTGCTCATTCAGGCAGCGCCTCAATGCAAATACTGAAGCAATGACACCTTCTGAAACACTGCGTGTTGAGTATCCAGGAACGTTGCTTACAGCGATTCCTTTCTCACGACAATAGTCAATGTCAATACAGTCATAGCCTGTGGCCGCCACGCAGATAAACCGCAATGACGGCAGCTTTTCTAAGACTGCGCGGCGCAATGGCACTTTGTTTGTAATCACAACTTCTGCGTTATCTAGTACACTAAGAAGTTCCTCTTCTTTGGTACTGGCTCGGTAAAGCCATGTATCGCAGTACTCTGGTTTTTGTAAATCAACTGGGAGAGTACCTGCGTCCAGGGTAACTATTTTCATTCAGCCACCTGTTTTATGGGAAGATTGGTAATGAGAAATCTCGATAAGATTCAGATCAGGATCGCGAAGATAAAATGAAGTAATGGGCCCACGCGCACCAGTTCGTGTAACTGGCCCTTCCAGGATCTCTACCTGGCTTGTCTCAAAATGCTGTTTTATCTGCTCTGTTGACCAGCAGCTAATCAGACAAATATCCAGCGAACCCGGAACTGGCAGATGTGCTTTAGGTTCGATTTCTTTTCCGTACTCATGGACATTAATTTTTTGCTGGCCAAATAAAAATGCAACGCGCTTTTCACCAAACATAATCAGTTCCATATTTAGTACACGGGTATAAAAATCCATGCAGGCCTTCAGGTCACGTGTCGTCAGAACCAGATGATCAAGATGCTTAATCATGCTTTCACTCCTACTTTGATGCAGCCGCTAAAACTCTGTTCAAGTGATCTGGGCATTGCATGCAATTCATCACGCCGACCAGCTCGCACGAGACTTCCGTGCACGTTATGACCAATCAAGGGTTCCAGGCTGCGTGAGATGTCCGTCAGTTCCGCGATATTAACTTTAGTTTCATAACCCATCAGCGAAAGCATATGCACCATGTCTTCAGTGCAGACATTACCGCTGGCTCCCGGCGCGTAAGGGCATCCGCCTAGACCACCAGCAGATGCATCAAAGCGAGCGATACCTTCTGACAGAGCTGCAATGGTGTTAGCGAGAGCGAGCCCACGCGTATCATGAAAATGGAGCGTAATTTCCAGTTCAGGGAAAAACTTTTTCACGTTGCGGCAGAGGTTTGCGACCTGCGTCGGATATGCCATACCTGTGGTATCGCAAAGCGTTACCCCCTGACCCCCAGCCCTGCAAATCGGTCCACAAAGCCCAACACATCCTTTTCCGGCACGTCTCCTTCGAAGGGACAGCCAAACGCAGCGGAAAGCGACACATTGACTGCAACGGGTGAACCTGAAATCTCTGATATAACTTGTTTCAGCTGGTTGAAAGAGGCTTCTCGTCCCATACGCAGATTGGTGTTGTTATGACTTTCACTGCAAGACATCACCAGATTTGCTTCATTTATGTTGCACGCCATTGCGCGTTCGGCACCACGCAGATTAGGCACCAGCACGCTGTATTCCACACCAGCGACTCGCTTAATCCCTTTCATCACCGCCTCTGCATCACGTAGAGCGGGTATAGCTTTCGGTGATGTGAAAGAGGTCACTTCAACCTTCGCGAAACCGCAGAGACTTAAACGATCAATCAGTGCAATTTTGTCTGGCGTTTCTACAAACACAGTTTCATTTTGCAGACCATCACGCGGACACACTTCCTGCATAAAGATGCGTTTTCCTTGACCCGGTTGAATTAAACTCATACGGTCCCCTTTTGCTTCAGGCGCTCAAGATCCTCTTCACTCATGCCCAATTCCATGAGGACCTCCTCAGTGTGTTCTCCCAACTCAGGAGCACGGCTTCGCAGCGTTCCAGGCGACGCCAGCAACTTTGGTACTATTCCGGGTAGTAAGATGGATGTGCCATCAGGCAATTGCTCTTTAAGCAGCATGTCCCTGGCCTGGTAATGTGGATCGTTAGCAATGTCAGCGGCATCGTAGATCTTCCCGGCAGGGATCCCCCTTCGTGAAGCGAGGCAAGTACTTCGGTGAGGCTGTATTGCGAGGTCCAGTCGCTGATTGCGTCATCAAGCATATCAACTTGTCTGACGCGCCCGTCGTTGTGGGCCAGCGCAGGATCAGTAGCAAGGTCGGGCCGATTGATGATATCCATCAGGCGCTGAAAAATTGAATCACCGTTGCCGGCAATCAGAGCATATTTACCATCTTTACAACGGTATGCATTTGTAGGAGCAATACCGGGCAGACTACTGCCTGCGGGTTGACGTATGTGGTCGAATACAGAATATTCAGGGATCAGACTTTCCATCATATTGAATACCGATTCGTAAAGGGCAACATCAATTTGTTGTCCTTCCCCGGTGGCGTCACGATGCCTTAACGCCAGGAGTACGCCAATAACACCATGTAAGGCAGATAGGGAATCGCCAATGGATACCCCAACTCTTACTGGTGTCCTGCCAGGTTCACCTGAGAGATGACGTAGGCCCCCCATCGCTTCGCCGATAACCCCAAAACCGGGGCGATCACGATAAGGCCCGGTCTGCCCGTATCCTGATACACTCAGAACAACCAGGCGCGGATTGAGTTCATGCAGCTTTTCCCAGCTAAGTCCCCATTTTTCAAGCGTGCCAGGGCGGAAGTTCTCAATCAAAACATCTGCGTCTTTCAGCAGAGTACGCGCGATCTTCTGCCCCTCCTCCTGCCTCAGATCTAATGTGAGCGAACGTTTGTTTCGCGACTGGGCAGCCCACCACACGGATGTTCCGTCATGCAGCATTCGCCATTTGCGTAAAGGATCGCCTTTGCCGGGCGGTTCTATTTTAATTACATCTGCTCCGAATTCAGCGAGCATGCGACCAGCCATCGGCCCAGCAATGAGCTGACCCATTTCAATGACACGTAAATCTTCAAGTGGTGATGCCATACTTCCTCCGTTCACCGTTCTGTCACAGAGAAAGCATTGCGCTACGAAAGGATATTGAGAATTTATATTTTTTCAGCAACCCTTTCTTTTTGGAAAGGGTTTAATTAAAATATGGAAAAAAAACTTCCAAATTAATGATATTAGTCATAAATTTTTAATTAAAGTTAATTGAGGTATGAAGAAAAAGAAATGGTTGTGCGTTTATCTTATGTTGCAATCTGGGACAGACATCAAAAATTGCAGTAGCTTTTCCGCCTCCGGCTGCAGCGGTTTTTTAGCATTGACTCCTAATCTAAGGGTTCGCTTTCCCCAGTCATCCAGTATGTCTACTGCTTTTAAAGACGTCCCCAGAAGAGCGGGTGTGATTGCACCAATCGGCAAAATTCCAATCCCGAGCCCCGCCTGTATCATTCGACATACGGCATCAAAGCTTGTCACCTGAATGTTAACTTTTAAAATGTGCCCTGCGGCAAGAGCCGCATCCGTTATCCGACGAAGTAAGGAGCTACCCTGATTTAGCGCGACGTAATCCCATGACAACGTATCCGTGAATGTTATCTCGTGATGCTTAGCCAGAGGGTGTCCAATGGGCACGAGTAAAACAAGCCTGTCCTGCCGCCAGGGATAGGTTTTTAACGAAGTTGCATCTACATTATCTGCAAAAATTCCAATATCAACGCGGCCAGAATCGACTGACTCGATGACCTCTTCACTCAAGGCTTCTTCAAGGTGTATACGTATCCCCGGGCTATGCTGAAAGAAAGCAGCAAGATCTTCAGGTAAAAACTGAATTACCGCTGAAACATTTGCGGCGATCCGAACATGTCCTATTGCACCCTGAGCATAATCTTTCAGCTCACTCGCCATTGAATTCACACTCTCGAGAAGGGAGCGAGCGTGTCGAAGTAGACCCTGCCCGGCCGCCGTCAGCTCCATTCCTCTTGCGTGGCGAATGAATAGCTGGCAGTTCAGATTGCGCTCCAGTTCAGCGATTCGCTTACTCGCCGCTGAAAGTGTGATACTGGAACTGGCTGCGGCTTTAGTCAGACTTCCTGAGTCAGCAGCAATAATAAATATACGCAATGTATTCAGATCAAAATGACTGGTACTCAATTGGCTAACCTCTGAGGCAAAAACTATCGTGTAGAGGGTGACCTGCCCCCTTTATTAGATACAACCCTCAGTCAGTATATCGGTTTGTTTACTGCCGGGTTCCCCGTTTTGCTACCGGGCTATAGACTCTGATGGCATCTGATAATTCAGGGCTGAATGTGGACGACACCCGTTTTAATCCTTCCGCCAGTCATTAGTGATTTTTATGGCGTAAACAATATCGCTGCACGCGTGATCATTCAGGCATTCATCGCAAAAGCGACCGTTAAAACTCGCAATAAATTCGTTCTGCGTTGGCTTGCCCGGCTAGATTAAACGCAGCTCCACGCCATGCTCAAAGGTCCGTTGATCCAGCGCACGACAAGTAAATTCCGTCCTCTGGTCGGTTCTTATCGTCGCCGAATAGCTTTGAGACAGTGTAATGCTCATGATACGTGAACGTCTGAAATCCCGAAAGCGGCGGTGATCGTCAGGCATTCCTTCGTAAAATGATCCACACAGGTCAGGCGCTTAATCCAGCGGCTGCTGGCGAGTGCATCCATGATAAAATCCATCGATCCGGCCAGATTCGGAGCATTAGGGCGCAGAAGCGGAATTTGCTCTGTCGCCAGCCCGTTACGGCGGCGTCTGCGTTTTACGACCAGGTCGTTAACATGATAAATGCGGTATACCTGACTGTGATTGACGTGAATTCCCTCTCGACGCAGTAGCTGCCATATGCGCCGGTAACCAAAATGTCGACGTTCAGGCGCCAGTTCAGTGATGCTAACAGACCAGCGGGCGTTAGTAGCCGGACGTTGAGCCTCATAGCGGAAGGTTGACAGTAGTAAATCTGTCAGCCTGCAGATGACGTTGCGACAGACCCGTTGCCTCACACATGACTTCTACGGTTTCCCTCTTCTGATCTGTCGTCAGAACTTTCGGCCCGGAGTTACCTGATGCGCCTCCTTATCCGATCCAGTCAACTGGCTGTAGAAAGTTTTTGCCTCTGTCGGCTTGTATCTGTATCACCTGTCTTTCATATTCTCTGAAAATATCGACACACCATCGAGCATAGTATTCAACAGTTTTACATCCGGTCGCATTGCTATCAACCTGCTCACTACTTTGCCAATCAAACAATAGTTAACTGGTGGCAGAGCCTGTTGGGGCATGACAGTTAAGTCTACTGATATTTGCGCTGGATGTGACGGAAAGAAACAGAGTGCAGTTCCAGATGTTTGGTCTAAAAGACTTTCTAATGCTGAGGCAAGTAAATAGCGTGTAAACCGTTACCTCACAATGTGGCTTCTAAGCCGATGTGTCATAGTTGCCATTTTATTAACGTCGATCTGCGAAATTCTAAAATGGTGAGCGTCCTATCGTTTACTGTAGGGTAGCGAGGCTTTGAACAAGCCGACAGGCGCGGCAGGCTTTCTTTATCAACATATCTACAGGGTAGATCAATTCTTTGAAGATCATTAGAAGATCAATATGAGATCATTAGAAGATCCAAAGAGATCACTAATGTTATATATATATGATTTAAAAGATAAAATTACTACTTTGGGTATTCACTTTCATGAGGAAGGCATCCACTTTCATGATAAAGGTATTCACTTACATGAAAAGAGGATTTACTTTCATGTAAAAGGTCTCTACTTTCATGAGAAAAAGGTATTCACTTTCATGATAAATGAGTTTTGCTGGCCTGAGGGTGTGGATAAGTGGCAAAAGACAGTGCAATCATCGACATAAGCAATCCCTTTGCGATTGTCAGAAAGGATTCAGAAACAGTTTATCTACTGGAACCAAACAGCAATAAGACCGTTCAGCCGGTTGCTTTGCTGCGACTTAGCGTTTTTACACCTGTCGCACCGCGCGAGAAGGGAAAGCGCGATTTTATGATCGACGCTTCAGATGAGCTTTCAAGCCTTGAAGTTGCTCAGCGTGAAGGGTATACGAATATTAAAATTCAAGGAGCTAAGCTCAGTATGTCTACGGATTTTAAGACGTGGCTGGGCATCATCATGGCTTTTTCCACCTATGGCTACAGTAACGAAACGATCCGCCTTCCGTTTACGGAGTTTGCAAAGATGTGCGGCATTAAATCTGCCGATTTAAACATCCGCTCGCGCAAGCGCCTGCATGATTCTCTGTTCAACATTTCCAGTGTCACGCTCGCTTTCAGCAGCAAAGACGGTAAGAAATCCATGTTCTCGCATCTTGTGCAGCGCGCTGTGCTGAACATGAATACCGATACGGTGGAGATCACCGCGGACAGCAACCTCTGGGAGCTCTACCGTTATGATCATAAGGTTTTGCTGGGCCTTAAAGCGCTGTCAGAGCTCTCTAGGAAGGAGGCTGCGCAGTCATTGTACATCTACTTCGAAAGCATGCCTCCCGGCACGTTGTACATCTCAATGAAGCGTCTGCGTGAGCGTCTCGCTTTAGGATCGCCCGTTAAACTGCAGAACTCGATCATTCGGCGCGCGATGACCGATCTCAAAAAGATAGGCTACATCGACTTTATTGAACTTAAGAAAGGTCGAGAGATTCAGTTCGTCATTAATAGTCGCTCACCTAAGCTCCAGCCGTTACCCGGTCACTAAGGTATTCACTTTCATGAAAGAGGCAATACGGTCTCTGCTTTCATGAAAGCATCTTAGTAAAGGTCTCCACTTTCATGTAACCAAGCTTCGGGGGTATCTGTTTCCATGTCTTACCTGGAAAGTATCCAATTTTTTGCATAAATACCTTCCTTCTGAGTTCATCTGCCCGTACATGCATTTGAAAGGGTTCTACTTTCATGAAGGGGACTGCCGAAAGGTATTCACTTTCATGCAAACCTCATATTTCTGGTCGCTCGTACAGGAAAGTAGAGACCATACCTCCAGTACAGTCAACATTGTTCATGAAAGTGAATACCGTTAAGCCCTCAGAATAACGTTTCTTATGCCAGACATTATGAAAGTGAATACCTTCATAGAAAATTAGGTGTGTAAGTATACGCCATCATTATGTGCATTATTTTTATAAACTAGTGTGATTCTTAAGGCGAGCTGAATCAGCACTCATGCACGGCCAGGCCTGGAATGCTCGGTGCTCATTTCGTTGCGCTCTATCTTAATTTACTTCCGCGCATTGCGCGATATCGCAATAGCGCCGCTAAGGGTTAATTGACTGGCTATAGTGAACGATTTTCGTGCTCAGTATCGTCTCATGAAAGTGAATACCTTTCTGGACATGTTACCTGATAGTCACTTATTCCGGTTGAATATCTGTCTTTAGATGAGCGTAATGTCCC is a window from the Candidatus Pantoea bituminis genome containing:
- a CDS encoding D-2-hydroxyacid dehydrogenase, giving the protein MKIVTLDAGTLPVDLQKPEYCDTWLYRASTKEEELLSVLDNAEVVITNKVPLRRAVLEKLPSLRFICVAATGYDCIDIDYCREKGIAVSNVPGYSTRSVSEGVIASVFALRRCLNEHTLASRTEWSESEHFCLHKTPIQDIQSATLGIIGRGEIGSTVARLAKGIGMHVLFAERPGQSNRREGYTAFDEVIRSSDILTLHCPLTPETRQVINRRVFSEMKPGAMIINTARGPLINEDDLIVALESGRLGGAALDVLSHEPPSESNRLLKLKHPNLIITPHIAWASESSVNNLVKGINYNLAGYFGGSVKNSVI
- a CDS encoding VOC family protein → MIKHLDHLVLTTRDLKACMDFYTRVLNMELIMFGEKRVAFLFGQQKINVHEYGKEIEPKAHLPVPGSLDICLISCWSTEQIKQHFETSQVEILEGPVTRTGARGPITSFYLRDPDLNLIEISHYQSSHKTGG
- a CDS encoding LysR family transcriptional regulator, with the translated sequence MSTSHFDLNTLRIFIIAADSGSLTKAAASSSITLSAASKRIAELERNLNCQLFIRHARGMELTAAGQGLLRHARSLLESVNSMASELKDYAQGAIGHVRIAANVSAVIQFLPEDLAAFFQHSPGIRIHLEEALSEEVIESVDSGRVDIGIFADNVDATSLKTYPWRQDRLVLLVPIGHPLAKHHEITFTDTLSWDYVALNQGSSLLRRITDAALAAGHILKVNIQVTSFDAVCRMIQAGLGIGILPIGAITPALLGTSLKAVDILDDWGKRTLRLGVNAKKPLQPEAEKLLQFLMSVPDCNIR
- a CDS encoding RepB family plasmid replication initiator protein; protein product: MAKDSAIIDISNPFAIVRKDSETVYLLEPNSNKTVQPVALLRLSVFTPVAPREKGKRDFMIDASDELSSLEVAQREGYTNIKIQGAKLSMSTDFKTWLGIIMAFSTYGYSNETIRLPFTEFAKMCGIKSADLNIRSRKRLHDSLFNISSVTLAFSSKDGKKSMFSHLVQRAVLNMNTDTVEITADSNLWELYRYDHKVLLGLKALSELSRKEAAQSLYIYFESMPPGTLYISMKRLRERLALGSPVKLQNSIIRRAMTDLKKIGYIDFIELKKGREIQFVINSRSPKLQPLPGH